The DNA window TTGTATTCAAAAGAAACTTTCCAGTTAATGATGAACCATTTAAAAAACCATCCTGAACACAGCTCACGCTACCGGCAATTTTACCGGGCTATTATGCCGCCTTATATCGGGCATCGGCTCAAAATTTATCCTGAATGGAAAATGCGTGAACGTTCCGTCCAAGCTTACTTGTCTTCATTAGAAACTTTTACAAAGACTGAACTCGAACAATTTTTCAGTGAAATTGCAGATCAAATGCACGGGGATATGAATCCAACGGTCGTAGAGCGATTAAAAGAACACGTAGCTAATAACGATTACGTTATGCTCGTCTCCGGTGCCTTTACGCCACTGCTTCATGCCGTTACAAAGCAATTACCAATTAAGACCATTATCGGGACAGAAGTACTCTACATTAATAATATTTTAGATCATAAAACTCCTTTGTCACATGTTCAAGGTCAGCTGAAAACAAAAAAAATCAAAGAAGCATTACAAGGCTGGGATATTGACTGGGCTAACAGTTATGCATACGGAGACAGCCCTTCAGACTTACCTGTTCTTGAACTTGTTGGCCACCCTGTAGCTGTACAACCAAAGCCAAAACTACGAACAGTTGCCGAGCGGCGCAATTGGGAAATTATTTAACCATCAAAAAAACGGATCGCAAATTGCGATCCGTTTTTTTATGCTTCTTCTAACACTTCAATACATAGTTGAATACCTTTAACAAGATCCTCATATGACCAGCTTGGAATCCGGCCGTGCTGGATCGCTAATTCATGTGACGCCGGAATATGGATAAAGCCCGTCTTCAAAGTGGGTTTTTTATGCTTGGCATAATGCAATCCTTCATACATAACGTTATTACATAAATAGGCACCCGCTGTATTTGATATTTCTGCTGGCAAGCCATTAGCTAGTAGATGATCCACCATTTTACGTACCGGCAAGGTCGACATATAAGCTGCTTCTCCTTCTTTGCGGATTGGCTCATCAACAGGTTTATTGCCTTCGTTATCAACATCTCCATCTTTGACATTTAAGGCGATTCGTTCTGGAGTAATTTTATATCGTCCCGCTGCGAGTCCAAGTGAAATAACAGCATCTGGAT is part of the Planococcus sp. PAMC 21323 genome and encodes:
- the pcp gene encoding pyroglutamyl-peptidase I gives rise to the protein MKKLLLTGFEPFLDYTVNPTMKIVEALDGKTIGNYQVVGKIMPVDFNVSGEFLLQFIEEENPDAVISLGLAAGRYKITPERIALNVKDGDVDNEGNKPVDEPIRKEGEAAYMSTLPVRKMVDHLLANGLPAEISNTAGAYLCNNVMYEGLHYAKHKKPTLKTGFIHIPASHELAIQHGRIPSWSYEDLVKGIQLCIEVLEEA
- a CDS encoding HAD-IB family hydrolase, with translation MRVAIFDFDGTLYSKETFQLMMNHLKNHPEHSSRYRQFYRAIMPPYIGHRLKIYPEWKMRERSVQAYLSSLETFTKTELEQFFSEIADQMHGDMNPTVVERLKEHVANNDYVMLVSGAFTPLLHAVTKQLPIKTIIGTEVLYINNILDHKTPLSHVQGQLKTKKIKEALQGWDIDWANSYAYGDSPSDLPVLELVGHPVAVQPKPKLRTVAERRNWEII